One window from the genome of Streptomyces sp. NBC_01476 encodes:
- a CDS encoding acyltransferase domain-containing protein, with the protein MAQTREVLLADPELGAWVRGLETADAAAVEVRLPRGAELADVLLDLGLAPDDINPVLAARGELDADGVLPELLARCVALAVRDMGRPHGGPGGGPALGPDLPVLPAQLGAGAHWFTLFTLIGTLPYTQDYHRAHGIPAATARRTLADVGRHVALHRRRYGVPGVLHPRWLLRAFRGTLHQLGRLQFERARLGGTMARTLAARPGDPVLLIHIPDFRGPLTAEGCAASLAAARAFFPRHFPDEPYTVAACYSWLLDPQLAEYLAPTSNILAFQRLFHLGAPDPAPDDDAPLTFVFGDPALPLAGLPARTTLERAITAHLRAGRHWHTGSGWLEL; encoded by the coding sequence AGACCGCTGACGCCGCCGCCGTGGAGGTGCGGCTGCCGCGGGGGGCCGAACTCGCGGATGTGCTGCTCGATCTGGGCCTGGCCCCGGACGACATCAACCCCGTGCTCGCCGCGCGCGGCGAACTGGACGCGGACGGGGTCCTGCCGGAGCTGCTGGCCCGCTGTGTGGCGCTGGCGGTACGGGACATGGGCCGCCCGCACGGTGGCCCCGGCGGCGGGCCCGCGCTGGGCCCCGACCTCCCCGTGCTGCCGGCCCAACTCGGCGCCGGCGCACACTGGTTCACCCTCTTCACGCTGATCGGCACGCTGCCGTACACCCAGGACTACCACCGGGCGCACGGCATCCCCGCGGCGACCGCCCGCCGCACCCTCGCCGACGTCGGCCGCCATGTCGCCCTGCACCGGCGCCGGTACGGCGTCCCCGGCGTGCTGCACCCCCGCTGGCTGCTGCGTGCCTTCCGCGGCACCCTGCACCAGCTGGGCCGCCTCCAGTTCGAACGCGCCCGGCTCGGCGGCACGATGGCCCGTACCCTCGCGGCCCGCCCCGGCGACCCCGTACTGCTGATCCACATCCCCGACTTCCGCGGCCCGCTCACCGCCGAGGGCTGCGCGGCCTCCCTCGCCGCCGCCCGGGCCTTCTTCCCCCGCCACTTCCCCGACGAGCCGTACACGGTGGCCGCCTGCTACTCCTGGCTGCTCGACCCCCAGCTCGCCGAGTACCTGGCACCCACCTCCAACATCCTCGCCTTCCAGCGGCTGTTCCACCTCGGCGCCCCCGACCCCGCCCCCGACGACGACGCCCCCCTCACCTTCGTCTTCGGCGACCCCGCACTCCCGCTCGCCGGACTCCCGGCCCGCACCACCCTGGAGCGCGCCATCACCGCCCACCTGCGCGCCGGCCGCCACTGGCACACCGGGTCCGGCTGGCTGGAACTCTGA